One Drosophila santomea strain STO CAGO 1482 chromosome X, Prin_Dsan_1.1, whole genome shotgun sequence DNA segment encodes these proteins:
- the LOC120456876 gene encoding nucleoside diphosphate-linked moiety X motif 8, with protein MSLIAQASRTVPQLLLHLNRHLGTTSCSSAASATLSEPPDVSQLINPAQLLGPESQRRCMEKMRSLPAFPRPKALTPSRREKETSAVLIALCQERETNEISLLYTRRSRHLRSHSFQISFPGGRRDDHDTSYVDCALRETEEEIGLPGHRIQVWGEAKQLQLPRTSSIVPVVGVVPDFSLSELRLNWEEVEEAFTVPLHSLMLPKATRHTQFRSGYSGPVFVVDHYRIWGITGYLTHLFLHCLLPPSLLPDCLKTNIKFIRPFKLPPRLPHHREHSAADPSMRT; from the exons ATGTCCCTGATCGCCCAGGCGAGTCGCACAGTGCCGCAGCTCCTGTTGCACTTGAACCGCCATCTGGGCACCACCTCTTGTTCAAGCGCCGCATCCGCCACGTTGTCGGAGCCGCCGGATGTCAGCCAGTTGATCAATCCCGCCCAGCTCCTCGGACCGGAATCGCAGCGCAGGTGCATGGAGAAGATGCGCAGCCTGCCGGCATTTCCGCGACCCAAGGCGCTGACGCCCAGTCGCCGGGAGAAGGAGACGTCCGCGGTTCTTATCGCCCTCTGCCAGGAGCGGGAGAC AAATGAAATATCCCTACTGTACACCCGACGATCGCGGCACCTGCGCAGCCATAGCTTTCAGATCTCCTTTCCGGGCGGAAGGCGCGATGATCACGACACCAGCTACGTGGACTGTGCGCTGCGCGAGACAGAGGAGGAGATCGGCCTGCCCGGCCACCGCATCCAGGTGTGGGGCGAGGCCAAGCAGCTACAACTGCCGAGGACCTCGTCCATTGTGCCAGTGGTGGGCGTGGTGCCCGACTTTAGCCTCTCCGAGCTGCGTCTCAACtgggaggaggtggaggaggcgTTCACTGTGCCACTCCATTCGCTGATGCTACCAAAGGCCACCAGGCACACACAGTTTCGCAGCGGCTACAGCGGCCCCGTATTTGTAGTGGACCATTATCGCATCTGGGGCATCACCGGCTACCTCACGCACCTCTTCCTGCACTGCCTGCTGCCCCCCAGTTTGCTGCCCGATTGCCTCAAGACGAACATCAAGTTCATCCGGCCCTTTAAACTGCCGCCGAGGCTGCCGCATCATCGTGAGCACTCCGCCGCGGATCCCTCTATGCGCACCTGA
- the LOC120456855 gene encoding uncharacterized protein LOC120456855 isoform X10, whose product MLQDHMPDKVLAALKKVVSCRDRTVKACTTRRRNDNTTITTTTTVTTTTTTTTQNTDTSGPRKPQRQTSNAFSTGSNEAAHDTDVEPPDCSGHSAPTDAMRFEPRTNPDQMQNSLSQTQHCKRPSQSSYTNLSNCLVLTPTAQHKLCLETSFTNGSAPLQPGVQSNQRLASAASSLLSSATTPYDISSALDDSLATVALRQSPSLISAETTATVIVNPEPDTEEIAIPQRLKAVAFDMALTPPPTLPERLLLGRQHSEKKPRSLPLAQIQALRRASDAGAVPGVDLLHDDWYGLAPLASPETLSEISSVSSRTSVPISLANSIERYLQHMGVAVGVGGPKVPLEDIFESQLHTPKVMRRAPKFSENLAGCAEDTRNLDQYKRLGRVFITFPRIFPDQSPATHSLDSSDDSFESASAHSLQRLQLPHGANAVQSSKSADPLDGDPDATRQTQPAKKLTFSDSDILTDADCLRLCPHCPCDRDVQRGCCTRSEHGKCGTEFAGGSGGAAIGLGSTDTSFYSASSSLEQFATPARQNGGTGGSGTHLDEILMRPGVLESHFPVLGGGSTLETPALVAPASPSPLSNGKRPDVVGGRVRKRLSSEEFVFSRSEDMPSLVQIGDWSSGSPAGRRRAKGCVYPAGNSLRLDAAAAVASASASPTSISKFTRTRVAAGGLAAKQAAGNNESNV is encoded by the exons GTCGTGTCTTGTAGAGATCGAACCGTAAAGGCATGTACCACTCGTAGACGTAATGATAACACGACAAtaactacaactacaacagttacaacaacaacaactacgaCAACACAAAATACAGATACCAG TGGGCCACGCAAGCCCCAGCGCCAGACCTCGAATGCATTCTCCACCGGATCGAACGAAGCAGCACACGATACGGACGTGGAACCGCCGGACTGCAGCGGCCACAGTGCGCCGACGGATGCCATGAGATTCGAGCCGCGTACGAATCCCGACCAGATGCAGAACTCGCTGTCGCAAACGCAACACTGCAAGCGACCCTCGCAAAGTTCCTACACGAACCTGAGCAACTGCCTCGTCCTAACGCCGACCGCCCAGCACAAGCTCTGTCTGGAGACGTCGTTCACCAACGGATCGGCTCCACTCCAGCCCGGTGTACAGTCGAATCAGCGGCTAGCATCGGCGGCCTCATCGCTCCTGAGCTCGGCAACCACGCCGTATGACATATCAAGTGCTCTGGACGACAGCCTGGCCACGGTGGCGCTGCGGCAGAGTCCCTCGCTGATTAGCGCTGAGACGACGGCCACGGTGATTGTTAATCCCGAACCGGATACGGAGGAGATAGCCATACCGCAACGCCTAAAGGCGGTGGCATTCGATATGGCCCTCACTCCGCCGCCAACGCTGCCGGAGAGGTTACTGCTTGGTCGCCAACACTCCGAGAAGAAGCCACGTTCGCTGCCGCTTGCCCAAATCCAGGCGCTTCGTAGAGCTTCCGATGCGGGTGCGGTACCTGGTGTGGATCTCCTGCACGACGACTGGTATGGCCTGGCCCCGCTGGCCAGTCCCGAAACGCTGTCCGAAATCTCTAGCGTCTCCTCGCGCACCAGCGTTCCCATTAGCCTGGCCAACAGCATTGAGCGCTATCTGCAGCAcatgggcgtggccgtgggcGTGGGCGGTCCGAAAGTTCCACTCGAGGACATCTTCGAGTCGCAGCTGCATACGCCCAAGGTTATGAGGCGGGCGCCCAAATTCAGCGAGAATCTGGCGGGCTGTGCAGAGGACACCAGAAATCTGGACCAGTACAAACGGCTGGGTCGTGTGTTCATCACCTTTCCGCGCATCTTTCCGGATCAATCGCCAGCGACACATAGTCTGGACTCCAGCGACGATAGCTTCGAGTCTGCGTCGGCTCACAGCCTGCAGAGATTGCAGCTGCCGCACGGTGCCAATGCGGTGCAGAGTTCCAAGTCCGCCGATCCGCTGGACGGGGATCCGGATGCGACGAGGCAAACGCAGCCGGCCAAAAAGTTGACGTTCAGCGATAGCGATATCCTGACGGACGCGGACTGCCTGCGACTGTGTCCACACTGTCCCTGCGATCGGGATGTCCAGCGTGGCTGCTGCACTCGCTCGGAGCACGGAAAGTGCGGCACTGAGTTTGCCGGCGGATCTGGTGGTGCCGCCATAGGATTGGGCTCCACAGACACTAGTTTCTACAGTGCCAGCTCATCGCTGGAACAGTTTGCCACACCGGCCCGGCAGAACGGTGGTACCGGTGGCTCTGGCACCCACCTGGACGAGATACTCATGCGACCCGGCGTGCTGGAGTCCCATTTTCCCGTTCTCGGCGGTGGCAGCACGTTGGAAACACCGGCACTGGTGGCACCAGCCTCACCATCGCCGCTGAGCAATGGCAAGCGACCGGATGTTGTTGGTGGCAGGGTGAGGAAACGGCTATCGTCCGAGGAGTTCGTCTTCTCCAGGAGCGAGGATATGCCCAGCCTAGTACAAATCGGTGATTGGAGCTCCGGCTCTCCGGCGGGACGTCGTCGGGCCAAGGGCTGTGTCTATCCGGCCGGGAATAGTCTCCGTTTGGACGCTGCTGCCGCAGTCGCCTCCGCTTCCGCATCGCCCACGTCCATTAGTAAATTTACCCGCACCCGTGTGGCCGCCGGAGGATTGGCAGCCAAACAGGCTGCCGGCAATAACGAAAGTAACGTTTAA